Proteins from a genomic interval of Paenibacillus sp. FSL H8-0048:
- a CDS encoding polysaccharide biosynthesis C-terminal domain-containing protein — MKTVLVTGANGFIGRNLVATLSRREDVEVMRIDSKNSLEELAEYALKADFIYHLAGVNRPENTEEFITGNLGYTQYLINILSSNQKKTPILLSSSIQAEQDNPYGSSKRAAEEAVFAYGHNVGVNTFVYRLPNVFGKWSKPNYNSVIATWCHNISREIPIQVNNPDAEVTLVYIDDVIETFIGSMDDPDASYISDYHDISRSFKVKLKDIEACLVSFKSSRHTLVISDLKNDFERFLYSTYLSYLPENDFGYDLEMKHDNRGWLAEFIKTEHSGQVFISRTKPGITRGNHWHHTKVEKFLVIEGEAVVKFRQIEGEETLEYPVNGLSLRVIDIPPGYTHSITNIGTTDVITLFWANELFNPEKPDTYYLEV, encoded by the coding sequence ATGAAAACTGTTTTGGTAACAGGTGCTAATGGATTTATTGGACGTAACTTGGTCGCTACTTTAAGCAGAAGAGAAGACGTTGAAGTTATGAGGATCGACTCCAAAAACTCACTTGAGGAATTAGCAGAATATGCCTTAAAAGCAGATTTCATTTATCATCTTGCCGGTGTTAATCGACCTGAGAATACTGAGGAATTTATAACGGGAAATTTGGGTTACACCCAATATCTAATAAATATTTTATCCTCGAATCAAAAAAAGACTCCTATATTGCTCTCTTCATCAATTCAAGCGGAACAAGATAACCCGTATGGGAGCAGCAAGCGAGCAGCAGAGGAAGCGGTTTTTGCTTATGGTCATAATGTAGGAGTAAATACATTTGTGTACAGGTTGCCTAATGTTTTTGGAAAATGGAGCAAACCAAATTATAATTCTGTTATCGCAACTTGGTGCCACAATATTAGCAGAGAAATACCGATACAGGTAAATAATCCTGATGCAGAAGTTACATTAGTTTATATTGATGATGTTATTGAAACATTCATAGGTTCGATGGATGATCCAGACGCATCCTATATAAGTGATTACCATGATATTTCCCGTTCCTTCAAAGTTAAGCTTAAAGATATTGAAGCCTGCTTAGTTTCCTTTAAATCAAGCCGGCATACACTTGTTATTTCAGATTTGAAAAATGATTTTGAACGCTTTCTTTATAGTACCTATCTATCTTATCTGCCTGAGAATGATTTCGGGTATGACTTAGAAATGAAGCATGATAATAGGGGATGGTTAGCAGAGTTCATTAAAACTGAACATTCTGGCCAAGTATTTATATCTCGTACCAAACCAGGCATCACACGGGGGAATCATTGGCATCATACTAAGGTGGAGAAATTCCTTGTTATTGAAGGAGAAGCTGTCGTGAAATTCCGTCAGATTGAAGGAGAAGAAACCCTAGAATATCCGGTAAATGGTTTATCACTACGGGTAATAGATATTCCGCCTGGATACACACATTCCATAACTAATATAGGTACGACTGATGTAATAACCCTATTTTGGGCTAATGAACTGTTCAACCCTGAGAAACCAGATACATATTATTTGGAGGTTTAA
- the wecB gene encoding non-hydrolyzing UDP-N-acetylglucosamine 2-epimerase, whose product MEKLKVMTILGTRPEIIRLSECIKACDRYFNHILVHTGQNWDYTLNQVFFDELELRQPDYFLEAVGTNLGETMGNIIAKSFEVLEKEKPDALLILGDTNSALSAIAAKRLKVPIFHMEAGNRCFDQNVPEEINRKIVDHISDINLPYTEHSRRYLLSEGFRKEHIFVTGSPMQEVLQAHMDKIDASNILERLNLESGKYIIVSAHREENIDNEHNFISLMDSINKIAESYQIPVIYSAHPRSMKYIESRNFQFHPLVKIMNPFGFLDYNKLQKNSYCVLSDSGTLSEESAMLNFAGILLRTSTERPEVLDKGTVIIGGINNRSIEQSINLAISMKKNHEKIVLADDYQDSNFSVKVIKIVQSFVRVINQTVWNKIQ is encoded by the coding sequence ATGGAAAAGCTTAAAGTCATGACAATCCTGGGGACTAGACCAGAGATCATTCGTTTGTCTGAGTGTATTAAAGCTTGTGATAGATATTTCAATCACATTCTTGTTCATACTGGACAGAACTGGGATTATACATTAAATCAAGTGTTCTTCGACGAACTTGAACTTCGGCAACCTGACTATTTCCTTGAAGCAGTGGGAACAAATCTAGGGGAAACGATGGGGAATATAATAGCAAAATCCTTTGAAGTTTTAGAAAAGGAAAAGCCTGATGCGTTGCTGATTTTAGGTGATACAAACAGTGCACTTAGTGCGATTGCTGCAAAGAGGCTTAAAGTACCGATTTTTCATATGGAAGCAGGAAATCGATGCTTTGATCAAAATGTACCTGAAGAAATTAACCGTAAGATTGTTGACCATATTTCGGATATTAATCTGCCTTATACAGAGCATTCCAGGAGATACCTTCTATCGGAAGGATTCCGTAAAGAGCATATCTTTGTTACTGGGTCCCCAATGCAGGAAGTTCTTCAAGCGCACATGGATAAGATCGATGCAAGTAATATTCTTGAACGATTAAATCTAGAGTCAGGGAAATATATAATTGTTTCAGCTCATCGTGAAGAGAATATTGATAATGAACATAACTTCATTTCATTAATGGACTCTATCAATAAAATTGCCGAAAGTTATCAAATTCCGGTCATTTACTCTGCGCATCCTAGAAGTATGAAATATATCGAAAGTAGAAACTTTCAATTTCACCCTTTAGTTAAAATTATGAATCCATTTGGTTTTTTGGATTATAATAAATTGCAAAAGAATAGTTACTGTGTTCTCTCTGACAGTGGCACTCTTTCTGAGGAAAGTGCTATGTTGAATTTTGCAGGTATATTACTAAGAACTTCTACTGAACGACCAGAGGTTCTTGATAAAGGTACAGTCATAATAGGGGGGATAAATAATAGAAGTATTGAGCAGTCTATTAACCTTGCAATCTCAATGAAGAAAAATCATGAGAAAATAGTATTAGCAGATGATTATCAAGATAGTAATTTTTCTGTAAAAGTGATCAAAATTGTACAAAGTTTCGTTAGAGTTATCAATCAAACAGTGTGGAACAAAATCCAATAA
- a CDS encoding glycosyltransferase — MNKIVFVNNPAASSGGALTILKQFIEQVAQKNKQISFFIFCSSNDLIKYENQNIKMIVLNSSKNWFFRIYWDFYGLKRWSKKNGIIPSLILSLQNTGVYNFKGIKQVVYLHQSLPYYKEYKWKLSKKEERPYWFYRNIYKYLIHLSLTKETKIVVQSEWLKKRVSDLHNIKENNIYIIKPYVEANENRFINNNLNSFVFFPASGQFYKNHQVLIKAASIIKQYYGIKLIFMFTLSLESQYAIALQHLAKQVGVDDQIAFVGNLPHEEVMKYYEDCSLVAFPSYIETFGLPLVEAASLLKPIVASDLEYAREALEGYNGVTFVDHNDSQKWAESIFGMLKIQEVFSFNRKFNSNHSWLGIIME, encoded by the coding sequence ATGAATAAAATAGTTTTTGTTAATAATCCAGCAGCTAGTAGTGGAGGAGCATTAACAATTCTTAAACAATTTATTGAACAAGTTGCACAAAAAAATAAACAAATTAGCTTTTTTATTTTTTGTTCTTCCAATGATTTAATTAAATATGAAAATCAAAATATTAAGATGATTGTGTTGAACAGTTCCAAAAATTGGTTTTTTAGAATTTATTGGGATTTTTATGGTTTGAAAAGATGGAGCAAGAAGAATGGAATAATTCCGTCATTGATACTTTCATTGCAAAATACAGGAGTTTATAATTTCAAGGGTATAAAACAAGTCGTTTATTTACATCAATCATTACCATATTATAAAGAGTACAAATGGAAATTGTCAAAAAAAGAAGAGAGACCCTATTGGTTTTACAGAAATATCTACAAATATTTGATTCATCTTTCACTAACTAAAGAAACAAAAATTGTTGTCCAAAGTGAGTGGTTGAAAAAAAGAGTTTCTGATCTTCATAATATAAAAGAGAATAATATATATATCATTAAGCCTTATGTTGAAGCTAATGAAAATCGATTCATTAACAACAATTTAAATAGTTTTGTTTTCTTTCCTGCATCAGGACAATTTTATAAAAATCATCAAGTTTTAATAAAAGCCGCATCTATAATTAAACAATATTATGGGATTAAATTAATATTTATGTTCACTTTATCTTTAGAAAGTCAATACGCAATTGCACTACAACACTTAGCAAAGCAAGTTGGCGTAGATGATCAAATTGCTTTTGTAGGTAATCTGCCACATGAAGAAGTAATGAAATACTATGAAGATTGTAGTTTAGTTGCTTTCCCTAGCTATATTGAAACATTCGGTCTTCCATTAGTTGAAGCAGCCTCACTCTTAAAGCCCATAGTTGCATCAGACTTAGAATATGCTAGAGAAGCATTGGAAGGATATAATGGTGTTACCTTTGTAGATCATAATGATTCACAAAAATGGGCCGAATCAATTTTTGGAATGCTGAAAATTCAAGAGGTATTTAGTTTCAATAGAAAATTTAATTCCAATCATTCATGGTTGGGAATTATAATGGAATAA
- a CDS encoding glycosyltransferase family 2 protein, with protein MEETLTILMATYNGERFIREQLDSIIKQTYKEWCLVIRDDCSKDNTPDIIKEYCLRDTRIKFISGEKNLGPVLNFNELIKDSLSSKYIMFADQDDIWLDSKIEISLKNIKNIEERYGENVPIIAYSKLKYVTEDLKPLNIKNSNPKNKNLRTLLSFNFIWGCTIIANSALINEAYPISKAAQNHDYWLALHAAHKGIIYHIEKETMLYRQHKANVTGGINNRSLKSKIKKINNQFSSYEQQIKQNLNFITKYQEDNNQVLLEYKNILLSDFFIRVIKAYKFSVKKNSLLETIIFYIFLLSKYQKENSKID; from the coding sequence ATGGAAGAAACGCTTACAATTCTTATGGCTACATATAATGGCGAGAGATTTATAAGAGAACAATTAGATAGTATTATCAAGCAGACGTATAAAGAATGGTGTCTGGTGATTCGAGATGATTGCTCAAAAGATAATACTCCAGACATTATAAAAGAATACTGTCTAAGAGATACTAGAATTAAATTTATAAGTGGAGAAAAAAATTTAGGTCCAGTTTTAAATTTTAATGAGTTAATTAAAGATTCACTTTCCTCAAAATATATTATGTTTGCAGATCAAGATGACATTTGGCTTGATTCTAAAATAGAGATTTCTTTGAAAAATATAAAAAATATTGAAGAAAGATATGGCGAAAATGTACCTATTATTGCTTATTCAAAATTGAAATATGTTACTGAAGATCTTAAGCCATTAAACATAAAAAATTCTAATCCTAAAAATAAAAATCTTCGTACACTGTTAAGCTTTAATTTTATATGGGGTTGCACCATAATCGCTAATAGTGCATTAATAAATGAAGCTTATCCTATAAGTAAAGCAGCTCAAAATCATGATTATTGGTTAGCCCTTCATGCTGCCCACAAAGGAATAATTTATCATATAGAAAAAGAAACAATGTTATATAGACAGCATAAAGCAAATGTAACGGGAGGTATAAATAATAGAAGTCTAAAATCAAAAATTAAAAAAATTAACAACCAATTTTCATCTTATGAACAGCAAATTAAACAAAACTTAAATTTTATTACCAAGTATCAAGAAGATAATAATCAAGTATTGCTAGAGTATAAAAACATTTTACTAAGTGATTTTTTTATCCGAGTTATTAAAGCATATAAATTTAGTGTTAAAAAAAATTCCTTATTAGAGACAATTATTTTTTATATATTTCTCTTGAGTAAATATCAAAAGGAGAATAGCAAAATTGATTGA
- a CDS encoding glycosyltransferase family A protein, whose translation MIQLKKLVSIIIPCYNQGLYLGECIDSIDKQTYKNIEVIIVNDGSTDEITINFLNELEKFRKDIKIINQSNNGVCNARNNGILNCRGHYILPLDGDDKIAATYIEKCVQILDDNSQLNIVYCIGKCFGYKNGIFVLDDFSVSKMLKQNLVFCSAMFRKSDFDRTKGYNSNMIYGYEDWDFWLSMIENENEFFRINEILFFYRIKSFSRNVQTSTGNLEQRLKMIKQIVQNHENLYAKYKVKASDIEPVYKSKFELYFMKFYLKIKYALQKIKLLYLAK comes from the coding sequence GTGATTCAATTGAAAAAACTTGTCAGCATCATTATTCCTTGTTATAACCAAGGTCTATATTTAGGAGAATGTATTGATAGTATAGATAAGCAAACCTACAAAAATATCGAAGTTATAATTGTTAATGACGGTTCTACTGATGAAATAACTATAAATTTTCTAAATGAATTAGAGAAATTTAGAAAGGATATAAAAATAATCAATCAGAGTAACAACGGTGTTTGTAATGCCAGAAATAATGGGATTTTGAATTGTAGGGGGCACTATATCCTTCCATTAGATGGCGATGACAAAATTGCAGCTACCTATATTGAAAAATGTGTACAAATATTAGATGATAACAGCCAACTAAATATAGTGTATTGCATCGGTAAATGTTTTGGCTACAAAAATGGTATTTTTGTTTTAGATGATTTTTCTGTAAGCAAAATGCTTAAACAAAATTTGGTTTTTTGTAGTGCGATGTTTAGAAAATCTGATTTTGACCGGACTAAAGGTTATAACAGTAATATGATTTATGGATATGAAGATTGGGATTTTTGGTTATCTATGATTGAAAATGAGAATGAATTTTTTCGAATTAACGAAATTCTTTTCTTCTATCGTATTAAATCATTTTCTCGCAATGTTCAAACTTCTACTGGGAACTTAGAGCAAAGATTAAAAATGATAAAACAAATAGTCCAAAATCATGAAAATTTATATGCAAAATATAAAGTAAAAGCAAGTGATATTGAGCCTGTATATAAATCGAAATTTGAATTGTATTTTATGAAATTTTATTTGAAAATAAAATATGCATTGCAGAAAATCAAACTTTTATATCTAGCGAAATAG
- a CDS encoding glycosyltransferase family 2 protein has protein sequence MKVRIALRGFKNKISNIVLIHPKFNEMKLVMTLLVKNEEDIIEENIIFHKSMGVDSFIVTDNNSTDKTKEILSKYKDKGWIKEIIEEKGEDISQQEWVDRMIKLAADKYKADWIINADADEFWYSKSGNLKKYIKNSNSNVIKCNIYNMLPTEVGKFYLSDWLVEKNVDNSMQNYNLSKFNIFTKQIPKVIHRSKGYKQIFTGNHFVKMKLQREEISSDIKIYHFSIRSLEHFKNKMINGGKAYERNSKLKNNIGEHWRYFYEGWKEGTLNLDEEYDKSIASKYHKQFIEENIIVKNDELKNYLTNILKENGYDE, from the coding sequence ATGAAAGTTAGAATTGCGTTAAGAGGGTTTAAAAATAAAATAAGCAATATAGTGTTAATACATCCCAAATTCAATGAAATGAAACTAGTAATGACACTACTAGTGAAAAATGAAGAAGATATTATAGAGGAAAATATAATTTTTCATAAGAGTATGGGAGTAGATAGTTTTATAGTAACAGATAACAATTCAACAGATAAGACTAAAGAGATTTTGTCAAAATATAAAGATAAAGGTTGGATTAAGGAGATAATTGAAGAGAAAGGAGAAGATATTTCTCAACAAGAGTGGGTAGATAGAATGATTAAATTGGCTGCTGATAAGTATAAAGCTGACTGGATAATTAATGCTGACGCTGATGAGTTTTGGTATAGTAAAAGTGGGAATTTAAAAAAGTATATTAAAAATTCTAATTCAAATGTGATTAAATGCAACATTTATAATATGCTTCCTACTGAAGTGGGGAAATTTTATTTAAGTGATTGGTTAGTGGAAAAAAATGTTGATAATTCTATGCAGAATTATAATTTGTCAAAATTCAATATTTTTACTAAACAAATACCGAAAGTAATTCATCGATCAAAGGGTTATAAGCAAATATTTACTGGAAATCATTTTGTGAAAATGAAATTACAAAGAGAAGAAATTAGTTCGGACATAAAAATATACCATTTTAGTATTAGGAGTTTGGAACATTTTAAAAATAAAATGATTAATGGCGGTAAGGCATACGAACGGAATAGTAAACTCAAGAATAATATTGGAGAACATTGGAGATATTTTTATGAAGGTTGGAAGGAAGGAACTCTCAATTTGGATGAAGAATATGATAAGTCAATTGCCTCTAAATATCATAAGCAGTTTATCGAAGAAAATATAATAGTAAAAAATGATGAGTTGAAAAACTACCTTACTAATATTTTGAAAGAGAATGGTTATGATGAATAA
- a CDS encoding GT-D fold domain-containing glycosyltransferase produces the protein MRIKTIAKIFLQRISKTEKEILKNINDKFPEVLSTAETIQLIVSQKASISRFGDGEFDICNQENKLDPYQNPSNELTNRLTEILSYKGSDNVIICIPPFNSNYNNIKNYFGKLSFWEWYWLKKYKNIAPLLKNDNYGNSFVSRDAVFYENNINIIQEIWSNRDVVFVYGEGGRFDINSPLFDNVSSKKTILISPTNAFSDYKNTLKKCLLEKMDSLFLIAAGPTATVLAFDLSKEGIQALDVGHLTNCYEQYLGIITSPESLPLIKKDTRG, from the coding sequence ATGAGAATAAAAACCATTGCAAAAATATTTTTACAACGTATTTCAAAAACTGAAAAGGAAATATTAAAAAATATAAATGATAAATTTCCTGAGGTCTTGTCTACCGCAGAAACTATTCAATTGATTGTAAGTCAAAAAGCATCAATATCTAGGTTTGGAGATGGGGAATTTGATATTTGCAATCAAGAAAATAAGTTAGATCCTTATCAAAATCCAAGTAATGAGTTAACGAATCGTTTGACTGAAATTCTTAGTTATAAAGGATCAGATAATGTAATCATATGTATTCCTCCTTTCAATTCAAATTATAATAATATAAAGAATTATTTTGGGAAATTATCTTTTTGGGAATGGTACTGGCTTAAGAAGTATAAAAACATAGCTCCTCTTTTAAAGAACGATAATTACGGAAACTCTTTTGTATCAAGAGATGCTGTCTTTTATGAAAATAATATTAATATAATTCAAGAAATATGGAGTAATAGGGATGTTGTTTTTGTATATGGTGAAGGCGGTAGATTTGATATTAATAGTCCATTGTTTGATAATGTGTCCAGCAAAAAAACAATTCTGATCTCACCGACTAATGCGTTTAGTGATTACAAAAATACCTTAAAAAAATGCTTATTAGAAAAAATGGATAGTTTATTTTTAATTGCTGCTGGACCAACTGCAACTGTCTTAGCTTTTGATCTTTCTAAAGAGGGGATTCAAGCACTTGATGTAGGACATTTAACAAATTGCTATGAGCAGTATTTAGGCATTATAACGTCCCCTGAAAGTTTGCCATTAATTAAAAAAGATACAAGAGGATAA
- a CDS encoding lipopolysaccharide biosynthesis protein, translated as MRVNNSLKNIVSGIILQFVAIGLNIISRKIFLDFMGVEILGVHGVLTNIISMLGLVEMGIGIAISYSLYKPLSENDQDQVKTIIRLYAKFYKYVALTVLVIGLLILPFMGSVIESSYSSSYIRLIFLILLVDTMMSYFLAYRRTLLIADQKASILNKLTILYSIVLTFSQVSIVYLTQNFILFISIKLVFGVGLNLIIYYITNKNYPYLRGASKKPLDPEVKKNIIQNIKALLLANISVYFIFGTDNLLLSIFTNVTTVGLYSNYTMILNAVKGFLSQVFVGTTASFGNLLASDTTLDDADRIFKIMFFINFWLSTFCSSALLLLINPFIHLWIGSSMLLPGVIVVILVYNFYSDSMRSAVELVKSAAGLYSPYPFFKYWIVVEALVNLCLAIILAGGLNMGMTGIFLATSLSTLLPTYVIPWNVYKYVFKKSSKEFYIKQLVYTLLSLIVVGITYRIGTFITLENTIGDFMLKLMISITVPNVIILIMFKKTKEFNSLMIKIVHKLRLKKTLRN; from the coding sequence ATGAGAGTTAATAATTCACTTAAAAATATTGTCAGTGGTATTATATTGCAATTTGTTGCAATTGGACTAAATATTATTTCTAGAAAGATTTTCTTGGATTTCATGGGTGTGGAGATTTTAGGGGTACATGGTGTTTTGACGAACATAATATCTATGTTGGGGTTAGTTGAAATGGGGATTGGTATAGCAATTTCCTATAGTTTGTATAAACCGCTAAGTGAAAATGATCAAGATCAGGTTAAGACTATTATTAGATTGTATGCGAAATTTTACAAATATGTTGCTCTAACAGTATTAGTTATAGGCTTATTAATATTACCATTTATGGGCAGTGTAATTGAATCTAGTTATTCTTCGTCATATATAAGACTAATATTTTTAATTTTATTGGTTGATACAATGATGTCGTACTTTTTAGCCTATAGAAGAACCTTGTTAATTGCTGACCAGAAAGCCTCAATTCTTAATAAATTAACTATATTGTATTCAATTGTGTTGACTTTTAGTCAAGTATCTATTGTGTATCTAACACAAAATTTCATTCTCTTTATATCTATTAAATTAGTGTTTGGAGTAGGGTTAAATTTAATTATTTATTATATTACGAATAAAAATTATCCATATTTGAGAGGTGCTTCAAAAAAACCATTAGACCCTGAAGTAAAGAAAAATATAATACAAAATATAAAGGCGTTATTGCTTGCTAATATTTCCGTGTACTTTATTTTTGGTACAGACAATCTACTATTGTCTATTTTCACAAATGTAACTACTGTGGGTTTATATTCTAACTATACAATGATTCTTAATGCAGTTAAAGGATTTCTGTCACAAGTATTTGTAGGAACTACAGCAAGTTTTGGTAACTTGTTGGCCTCTGATACAACGCTTGATGATGCTGATAGAATATTTAAAATTATGTTTTTTATCAACTTTTGGCTTTCAACCTTTTGTAGTTCGGCCCTTCTACTTTTAATTAATCCATTTATTCATTTGTGGATTGGTAGTAGTATGTTACTTCCAGGGGTGATAGTAGTCATTTTAGTTTATAATTTTTATTCTGATTCAATGAGAAGTGCAGTAGAATTAGTAAAAAGTGCCGCTGGTCTTTATAGTCCTTACCCATTTTTTAAATATTGGATAGTTGTTGAAGCATTAGTAAATTTGTGTTTAGCTATAATTTTAGCAGGTGGATTAAATATGGGTATGACTGGAATATTTTTAGCTACTTCTTTAAGTACACTACTACCAACCTATGTTATTCCATGGAATGTATATAAATATGTATTTAAAAAAAGTTCCAAAGAGTTTTATATAAAACAATTAGTTTACACTTTACTTAGTTTAATAGTTGTAGGAATAACATACAGGATAGGAACTTTTATTACATTAGAAAATACAATTGGAGATTTTATGTTGAAATTGATGATTAGTATAACTGTTCCTAATGTAATTATATTAATAATGTTTAAAAAAACGAAAGAATTTAATTCCTTAATGATAAAAATAGTTCATAAGCTGCGTTTGAAAAAAACACTACGTAATTGA
- the rfbA gene encoding glucose-1-phosphate thymidylyltransferase RfbA: MKGIILAGGSGTRLYPLTMVTSKQLLPVYDKPMIYYPLSTLMLAGIKDILIISTPEDTPRFESLLGDGSQFGISLQYIVQPSPDGLAQAFILGESFIGNDAVAMILGDNIYYGNGIRKMLQRASGKAQGATVFGYHVQDPERFGVVEFNDEGKVLSVEEKPVQPKSNYAITGLYFYDNRVVEIAKNVQPSSRGELEITSINEAYLRMGELDVELLGRGFTWLDTGTHQSLVDATNFVRTIEDHQGIKIAALEEIAYINGWITKEHLLSCGQKLSKTGYGQYLIKVATGKIQY; the protein is encoded by the coding sequence TTGAAAGGCATAATCCTAGCCGGAGGCTCAGGCACCCGTCTTTACCCATTAACCATGGTTACCAGCAAGCAGCTACTGCCTGTTTACGACAAGCCTATGATCTATTACCCGTTATCTACTCTAATGCTTGCGGGAATCAAAGATATCCTTATCATCTCCACTCCTGAGGATACTCCGAGGTTTGAGAGTCTTTTGGGGGATGGTTCTCAGTTTGGGATCTCTCTACAATACATAGTACAACCCAGTCCTGACGGTTTGGCTCAGGCTTTTATTTTGGGCGAATCGTTTATTGGGAATGACGCTGTGGCTATGATTCTTGGAGATAATATTTATTATGGGAATGGCATCCGTAAGATGCTTCAGCGTGCTTCCGGGAAGGCGCAGGGGGCGACTGTGTTCGGGTATCATGTGCAAGATCCGGAACGGTTCGGTGTGGTGGAGTTCAATGATGAAGGTAAGGTACTGAGTGTGGAAGAGAAGCCGGTACAGCCTAAGTCTAATTATGCGATTACGGGCCTCTACTTCTATGATAACCGTGTGGTGGAGATTGCCAAGAACGTGCAGCCTTCTTCCCGGGGTGAACTTGAGATTACTTCCATTAATGAAGCATATCTTAGAATGGGAGAGCTGGATGTCGAACTCCTGGGCCGCGGCTTCACTTGGCTGGATACGGGGACTCATCAGAGTCTGGTGGATGCCACCAATTTTGTACGGACGATTGAAGATCATCAGGGGATCAAGATTGCCGCGCTGGAAGAGATTGCATATATTAACGGATGGATTACGAAGGAGCACCTGCTGAGTTGCGGGCAGAAGCTAAGCAAGACGGGGTATGGCCAATACCTGATTAAGGTTGCTACCGGAAAAATTCAATATTAA
- the rfbC gene encoding dTDP-4-dehydrorhamnose 3,5-epimerase, which translates to MKLTETALPGVYIVEPAVFGDHRGWFMETFSAAKFREQGIDIAFVQDNQSYSAVKGTLRGLHYQLNPKAQTKLVRCTRGAIFDVAVDVRAGSPAYGKWFGVELSAENKKQLLIPKGFAHGFMTLTEDVEVQYKCDELYAPDCDGGILWNDPAIGIEWPLHVTPVLSGKDEQAPLLQDAVLNFTYTP; encoded by the coding sequence ATGAAGTTAACAGAAACGGCGCTTCCAGGCGTGTATATAGTTGAACCTGCGGTATTCGGAGACCACCGGGGCTGGTTCATGGAGACGTTCAGTGCTGCGAAGTTCAGAGAGCAGGGCATTGATATTGCTTTTGTCCAGGATAATCAGTCCTATTCTGCGGTTAAAGGCACCTTGCGCGGCCTGCATTATCAGCTCAATCCCAAGGCTCAGACCAAGCTGGTACGTTGTACCCGTGGGGCCATATTCGATGTGGCTGTGGATGTCAGAGCAGGCAGTCCCGCTTACGGCAAATGGTTTGGTGTTGAACTAAGCGCAGAGAATAAGAAGCAGCTGCTGATTCCCAAGGGGTTCGCCCACGGGTTCATGACGTTGACCGAGGATGTTGAAGTTCAGTATAAGTGTGATGAGCTGTATGCTCCAGACTGTGATGGCGGCATTCTCTGGAATGATCCGGCTATCGGGATTGAGTGGCCGCTCCACGTTACCCCCGTTCTCTCCGGCAAAGATGAGCAGGCTCCGCTCCTGCAAGATGCTGTTCTGAATTTTACCTATACTCCCTGA